GTTAAAAAGAATGGTGGGAAGGTTTTCGCAGTGGGGACCTCAGCAGTCAGGGCCCTGGAGACTGTATTTGAAAACAACAACGGATCGCATAAAGGCTGGACCAGAAAGTTCATCTACCCTCCTTATGATTTCAGAATAGTTGATGGAATGATCACCAATTTCCATCTTCCCAAATCGACATTGTTTTTACTGGTATCTGCTTTTGCAGGAAAAGAGGTCATCTTTACAGCTTATCTGGAGGTAATAAAAGAAAGATACAGATTCTACAGTTACGGAGATGCGATGTTGATACTGTAGATTACTTAGAGAAGAATCCACTAACGTAGGGGCGGAGTTCATCTCCGCCCGGATGACTAATAGAACCTCACCCTAACCCTCTCCTTGGAAAGGAGAGGGAAAGACGAGTCCCCTCCTTTTTAAGGAGGGGATATAGGGGAGGTTAAAAAAGTAAGCCTTGACATATCAAGCTGCTGGAATAAAAATATGAATGTAAGAGCGATCATTGCGGCCGGGGGTAGGGGAGAAAGGGTTGGAGGTAGTTTACCCAAACAGTTTATCGAAATTAAAAAGAAACCACTGCTGGTTTACACAGTTGAGAATTTCGAGAAATGTGAGCTGATTGATGAGATAATGTTAGTTGTGCCGGAGGAGTACGTAGGACTTTGCTCCTATCAGGTCGTGGATGTATTTAATTTCAGGAAAATAAGGAAAATCATATCCGGTGGGAAAGAAAGGCGGGATTCGGTTTATAAAGCTCTTTTATCTTTGCCGGGAAATACGGATATAGTCACGATTCACGATGGAGTCAGACCATTTATCTCAATAGAGAAAATCATTAAGTCTATCGAGATGTGTAAGGAGGATAAGGCGGTTATTTTGGCTCTGCCGATAAATGAGACGGTCAAAAGGGTCGAAGATAAATCTGTCATTACCACTTTGGATCGGGAAAAACTATGGGTGGCTCAGACTCCCCAGACCTTTGAATATAAGTTGATTCTGGAGGCATATAAAAAAGCCATGGAGGATGGTTTCATTGGAACTGACGATTCTTCTTTAGTTGAAAGATTGGGATTTAAGGTGAAAGTTCTGGAAGGAGAATACGAGAATATCAAAATCACAACACCGGAGGATCTGGCTTTGGCGGAAAAGATTTTGGAAAGATAAAAAAAGGGAGCAAAAGATGTTTAAAATAGGCTTCGGTTATGATGCTCACAGATTAGTAAAGGGAAGGGATTTGATCTTGGGTGGGGTTAAGATTCCTTATAAAAAGGGGCTTCTAGGTTATTCGGATGCGGATGTTCTTTGCCATTCAATTGGGAATGCTATCCTTGGTGCTTTAGCCCTGGGTGATTTAGGTAAGCATTTTCCAGACACGGATAAACGTTACAAGGGTATTTCGAGTCTAAAGCTTCTGTCATTAATCAAAGGAAAGATAAAGAAAGCCGAGATTTTGCATATCGATTCGATGATCGTGGCAGAGGAGCCGAAGATGGCGAAATATATTGATAAAATGAGAAAAAATATCGCCGAATCATTGAGCATATCCAAAGATAAGGTTTCGGTTAAAGCGACAACGACTGAAGGAATGGGGTTTGCAGGAAGGAAAGAAGGGATAGAGGCATATGCGGTAGTACTGTTGCTACAAGGTCGTAGGTGATAGGTAAAAAACAAAAGAAAAAAAACAATGGAAGAGTTTTTTAACAGCAGAGGAGCTGAGCTTCTGAACTTTATATCCGCTCACGGAGTAGTTTGGATTTATTTGTTCTTGTTTTTCAGCGCTATTCTGGAAACTTTCTTTCCTCCATACCCAGGAGACACTGTTACTTTTATGGGAGGTTATTTAGCCTCGAGCGGGATACTGAGTTTACCCTTAGCTTTCCTTATTCCCTGTACAGGCAGTCTGTGCGGGGCTTTAGCCCTTTACTATCTGGGGATGAAAAAAGGAAGAAAACTTTTCGAAAAGGATAAAGGGAAAATCTTAAACAAGACTC
This is a stretch of genomic DNA from Candidatus Zixiibacteriota bacterium. It encodes these proteins:
- the ispD gene encoding 2-C-methyl-D-erythritol 4-phosphate cytidylyltransferase, producing the protein MNVRAIIAAGGRGERVGGSLPKQFIEIKKKPLLVYTVENFEKCELIDEIMLVVPEEYVGLCSYQVVDVFNFRKIRKIISGGKERRDSVYKALLSLPGNTDIVTIHDGVRPFISIEKIIKSIEMCKEDKAVILALPINETVKRVEDKSVITTLDREKLWVAQTPQTFEYKLILEAYKKAMEDGFIGTDDSSLVERLGFKVKVLEGEYENIKITTPEDLALAEKILER
- the ispF gene encoding 2-C-methyl-D-erythritol 2,4-cyclodiphosphate synthase — encoded protein: MFKIGFGYDAHRLVKGRDLILGGVKIPYKKGLLGYSDADVLCHSIGNAILGALALGDLGKHFPDTDKRYKGISSLKLLSLIKGKIKKAEILHIDSMIVAEEPKMAKYIDKMRKNIAESLSISKDKVSVKATTTEGMGFAGRKEGIEAYAVVLLLQGRR